Genomic window (Streptomyces yatensis):
GACGCCGATGGACTCGACGTCGAGGGCGTGCACCACGACGAAGTAGCGGTGGGTGCCGTGTCCGGCCGGCGGGGCGGCGCCGATGAAGCGGGCGGCGCGGGCGTCGCCCGGCAGTTGGAAGGCACCCTCGGGCAGTCCCGAGCCGGTGTCGTCGCCGGCGCCCTCGGGCAGCTCGGTGACGGTGGCGGGGATGTCGGCGACCGCCCAGTGCCAGAACCCGGACCCGGTGGGGGCGTCGGGGTCGTAGACGGTGACGGCGTAGCTCTTGGTGCCTTCGGGGGCGCCGCTCCAGGTCAGCTGCGGGGAGACGTCCTTCCCGCCGGGGACGCCGGAGATGCCGGAGAACTGCTCGATCGACCAGGCGGCGCCGTCGGTGACGGTGGTGCTGGTGACGGTGAAGGAGGCCGCCTCGGGGAGGCGGGCGAAGGGGTCGTTGGCGCTCATCGCGTCGTTCCTTTCGGGCCGTGCTGTGAAGTGGCGGTGATGGTGCGGCCGAGGGGGGCCGCGGCGCCGCGCAGGGCACCGCCGACGGCTCTCACCGTCGGACCGCTCGATCGATCATAGCAGTAATAATCGATTATCTTCTGGATCATCTATGATGGCCCGCATGACTCAGACGACCCACACGTCGGCCTCCTCGGGGAAGCGGATGCTCTCCGAGCAGGTCTACGCACATCTGCGGGACGCGATCATGCGCGGGGACCACGCCCCCGGGGACGCCCTCAAACCGCAGGACCTCGCCAAGGAACAGGGCGTGAGCCTGGCCGTTGTCCGCGAGGCGCTCGTACGGCTGGTCGGCGAGGGCCTGGCGGACCGGCTGCACAACCGCGGCTTCGCCGTCCCCGCCTACTCCGACCGCCGCTGGCAGGAGATCGCGGAGGCCCGCCGGACCATCGAACCGGTCGTGCTGCGCATGTCCATCGAGCGCGGCGACGTCGACTGGGAGTCCCGCGTACGCGCCGCCCACCACCGGCTGACCCGGACCCAGGCGTACGTGCCGGGGAAGGGCGAGCACTACAGCGCCGCATGGGCCGAGGCCCACCGGGTCTTCCACCGCGCCCTGCTGGAGGGCTGCGGCAACCCCGTCCTGCTCGACACCTTCGACCGGATGTGGACCGCGAGCGAGCTGGCACGCCGCTGGTCGGCACAGCGCAACCCGGGCCGGGACGGCGTCCGCGAACACCGCCGGCTGGAGGAGGCGGCGCTGGCCCGCGACGCCGACACCGCGGCCGAGGTCCTGGTCCAGCACCTCACCCAGACCGCGGCCGTACTGACCGGCCGCACCCACGACGACCCCGCGAAGGAAGCCTGATGCGCCTCGCCGACCTGACCACATCCGAACCGAGTGCGGGCCGCCGCTGCCACGGCGTCGTCAATCCCCTGCACTCCTGCGTGTACTTCGCGCCCGAGCGGCAGGACGAGCTCGCGGCGCTCGGGCTGGAGCGCGGGGCCATGGCCTACTTCGCGGACCGCGCGGCCCCGCTCGGGCCGGTCGGCGCGGGCACCGTCTCCGCCACCTTCTACAACTTCAACCACGCGCATGTGGAGCGGTTCATCCCCGCCGCGTGGGCCATCGCCACACCGGAGGCGGTGCTCGCGGCGCGGCTGCGCGGCGCGGACAAGGTGCTGCGGCGGCTGCTCGGGGAGGCGGCCCTGGCGTCGGAGGAGATGGCCGAGACGGCCGGGCTGGCGCTGCGCGCCACCGAGGCGTGCCACCGGGAGGCGCGGCCGCTGTACGCCGCGAACGCGGGCCTCCCGGTGCCCGAGGAACCGCATCTGGCCCTGTGGCACGCCGCGACGCTGCTGCGCGAGCACCGGGGCGACGGCCACCTCTTCGCCCTGGCGGTCGCCGGCCTGTCCGGGATCGAGGCGCTGGTCCTGCACAACGCCACCGGCACCACGGTGACGTCGGCGACGTTCATGCGGACCCGAGGATGGTCCGCCGGGCAGTGGGCCGCCGCGCGGGACCGGTTGCGCGAGCGCGGACTGCTGGACGAGGCGGGGGACCTCACGGAGTCGGGCGTGGCCCTGCGCGGTGAGGTGGAGGCGCTCACCGACCGCCTCGACGCCGCCCCGTACGACCACCTCGGCCCGGCCGCCACCGCCCGCCTCACCGAGCTGGCCGGTGGCTTCACCGAAACCCTCCGGGCCGCGGGCGCCTTCCCGGCGGTCCACTTCGGCAAGGGCTGACCGCCACCGAGCCGCCGCCTGGTCGCCCCCTAGTCGCGCATGACGTCGGGCTCGTGCCGGCGCAGCAGCCGGGCCACGACGAAGCCGCAGACCAGCCCGATCGCCACCAGCACACCGAGATCGATGCCCCACTGGGAGACGGTGTGCGCCCACAGCGGGTCGACTTCGTTCGGCTTGTCGAGATTCCACGGCGGCATGGTGTGCGCGAGGTCGAGTGTGGTCCCGGCGCCCGCGACCGCCCAGCGGGCGGGCATCAGCCAGCCGACCTGTTCGATGCCCGGAGAGCTGAACAGCTTGAAGAGGACGCCGGTGAAGACCACCTGCACGATGGCGAACATCACCAGCAGCGGCATGGTCTTCTCGGCCGTCCTCACCAGCGCGGAGATGACCAGGCCGAACATCATGGAGGTGAAGCCCAGCGCACTGATCACCACACAGACCTCGACGGCCGTGGGCATGAGCAGCCCCTGGGCGGGCAGTTGGCGGACCGAGAAGCCGATCGCGCACAGGACGGCACCCTGCATCGCGGTGATCAGACCGAGGACGATCACCTTCGACATCAGATACGCGGACCGGGACAGACCCGTGGCCCTCTCCCGTTCGTAG
Coding sequences:
- a CDS encoding YbhB/YbcL family Raf kinase inhibitor-like protein; the encoded protein is MSANDPFARLPEAASFTVTSTTVTDGAAWSIEQFSGISGVPGGKDVSPQLTWSGAPEGTKSYAVTVYDPDAPTGSGFWHWAVADIPATVTELPEGAGDDTGSGLPEGAFQLPGDARAARFIGAAPPAGHGTHRYFVVVHALDVESIGVPADATPAVLGFTMAGHILGRAVLIATAETPA
- a CDS encoding GntR family transcriptional regulator, coding for MTQTTHTSASSGKRMLSEQVYAHLRDAIMRGDHAPGDALKPQDLAKEQGVSLAVVREALVRLVGEGLADRLHNRGFAVPAYSDRRWQEIAEARRTIEPVVLRMSIERGDVDWESRVRAAHHRLTRTQAYVPGKGEHYSAAWAEAHRVFHRALLEGCGNPVLLDTFDRMWTASELARRWSAQRNPGRDGVREHRRLEEAALARDADTAAEVLVQHLTQTAAVLTGRTHDDPAKEA
- a CDS encoding SCO6745 family protein; protein product: MTTSEPSAGRRCHGVVNPLHSCVYFAPERQDELAALGLERGAMAYFADRAAPLGPVGAGTVSATFYNFNHAHVERFIPAAWAIATPEAVLAARLRGADKVLRRLLGEAALASEEMAETAGLALRATEACHREARPLYAANAGLPVPEEPHLALWHAATLLREHRGDGHLFALAVAGLSGIEALVLHNATGTTVTSATFMRTRGWSAGQWAAARDRLRERGLLDEAGDLTESGVALRGEVEALTDRLDAAPYDHLGPAATARLTELAGGFTETLRAAGAFPAVHFGKG